From the Candidatus Manganitrophaceae bacterium genome, the window CGAGCGGCTTTCCTATCAATTCGACTATTGGAACGATCACTTCGCTCCGACCCTTCATCTTCAGTGGCTCGACCAGGCGATCCCTCATCCGAAGCTGCTCCTCCGCCCCGACGGCGACGAGGAGACCTATTGGGAGCGGGAGCGGCGCATCCGGGTGGAGACGATCTTCCCCTTTTTGGCGTTCGATTGGCAGATGGCGCTGGCGGTCGGCTACCAGAGGGAGGAGTTGACTGCGCTGACAAACCCCTCTCCCACCCTTCGTCTCCCCGAGGAGGGGATCTTGAGCGGTCTTCGTCTCTCCTGGCTCTACAACAGCGCTCATGAGTATTCCTTCTCGATCAGTCCGGAAGAAGGGCGGCGTCTGTTTTTGATCGAAGAGATCGATCAAAAAGGGCTCGGCGGCGATTTCAATCGCCGGAAGACGACCGCCGGCTGGCGCGAATATCGCAGCCTCCCCTGGCCGAACCAGGTTCTCGCCGCGCAGATCTCCGGCGGGATCGCCCAGGGAGCGCTGTTGGTCCAGCGGAGTTTTCAGCTCGGCGGCTTGACCGCCCCCTTCGTCGAATTTGAGGATGCGCCGTTTCTTCTGCGAGGCTATCCCAATCGGGAATTCCGGGGCGAGCGGGCCCTCTCCCTCTCGATCGAATATCGCTTCCCGCTCATCAATCTCGAACGGGGGTGGGACACGCTGCCGTTCTTTTTCAGACGGCTGCATGCCACCCTCTTAAGCGATTTCGGAAACGTGTGGGACCGGGGCGAGAAAGTCCTTCCGTTGAAAAGTGCGGTCGGCGCCAGCTTCGGAACCGATCTCCTCCTCGGCTACTATCTCCCGCTCCGCCTGGAGGCGGGGGTGGCCCGGGGGCTGTCGGAGGAAGGAATCACGCAGGTCTTTTTCACCCTCGGAAACGCCTTCTAAATTTATCGGAAACGTGTCTTCATTTAAATGAAAAGCGAGACTAGGAGGGGGGCGGACTGTCGGGAGAGACCGGGGGAGAAGAAGGTGCAGGGGAAGAAAGGAAGGGACTCTGCGACCCGCCGGACGTTTTGGGGGCCGGGGCGGCGGGGGGAATGATGGCCGCTTGCTGGGGATTGTATTCGAAAACCCATTCGGAATATTTTTTCTTCCCCTCGAAACTTTTTAACACTTCGGGGAAATTTGCCGTCTTCAGCGGCTCCTCATCGCTGCTGGTTCGGACCCCTTTGACCCGTCCGCTTCCATCTCGAATCAGCACCCACTCCCCGCCGGTGATCGGGTCGGCATAGACCTTTCTCAAATAACGCCGGACCCCCGGCACGCCGGGATCTCTCACCAACTCTTCCAGCGTCCGCGGATACTGTGAAAACCCGGCCCGGCTCGTCCGGTAGTAGAGCTCGATCCCGTGCCGGATCGCCATCCCTCGGAAGAGAAGCTCCGTCTCCCGCTCCCGCTTGGCCACCGTGGTCATCTGCCGGGCGGCGACCCCGATCATCGTCCCGATCAGAACGATCGAAAACATGACGGCAAGGAAAGTAAATCCTTTTTGATCGCGGCGGAAGAGAGGAAAGAAAATTCGGCTAAGTCGATCGGATTGGATCCCTCCGATTACTGCGTCCTCCTATAAACCCCTGTTGCAACAGTACCGGCATAAACAATATTGCTCTGCTGCGGGTCTATAAGAATAGCATAAACCGGTGACGACATTCCATCGTCGAGGTGGGACCACTGCGCCCCTTCATCGGTGCTTTTGAAGACCCCGTCGGTGGAACCGACGAGGAGGGTCGCGCCGGAAGAAGGCCCGGCAGGATTGAATGAGACAAAATGAACATCGGCGGACCGGAGCCCTTCAACCAGGGACCAGTTGGCCCCTCCGTCGACCGTTTGATAAAGTCCTTGAGTCGTCCCGGCAAAAAGGACCGACGACGATTCGGGATGGATTGCCAATGCAAAGATGCTCCGGTCGGAGAGGTTCCCTGAGATCGGAAGCCAAGTATCGTTTCCGTCCAAAATCATTTTGAAGACGCCACTCTGAAAGGTTCCGGCATAAAGGATCGACGGCGTTCCGGGGAAGATTGTCAGCGTATCTATTCCGGTGCTCGTCAGTCCATTGTTGACCGGCGACCAGGAAAGATGGCCCTCCGTCCCTTTGATCCCGCGAAAAACGCCTCCCCCTTGGGTCCCGGCATAGAATCGATCGGGCTGATTGGGATCAATTACCAGACTCGTAACGAACTTGGAGATCTGTTGCGACGGCAGGTTCGGCTGATCGGCCGGTCCGTTCTCTTCCCGCCAACTCCCGCCGCCGTCCAGGCTGTTGTAAATCCCCGCCTCCGACAGGGCGGCATAAATGATCGCCGGGCGATTTGGGTCGACCACCAGCGCCTGAACCCCTTTGATTGGAAGACGCGTCGTCATCGCCGTCCATCCCTTCCCCTGATCGACACTCTTATAGATCCCCGCGGCGCCGCCGACATAAACACTCCCCCCGGCGGGACCGATTATCGCCTTGACCAGTGCGTTGGGAAGCGGATTCGTGACGTTATCAAGGCTTCCCAGATCAATCGGCATCCAGCTTCCCCCGCCATCGCTGCTCTTGAAGAGCACCCCGACCCCCCCGGCATAGAGAAGGTTTCCGTTTGCGGGATGGACCAGGATCGAGCGGATATCGGTGGAGGTGAGCCCCTGGTTGCGCTGCACCCAGCTCCCTCCTCCATCGGCACTCTTGAAGACCCCGCCGGTCGCGCTGGCGGCATAAAGGGTATTCGAATCGAGGGGGTCGATAGCAATGGCATTGACCGATCCCATCGAGGCCGCCCCGACGGCGCGCCAGGGCACGCTGCCATCCGTCGTTCCCTTAAAAACGCCCGATGGCGTCCCGGTATACAGGATGCCGCCCGGGCCGAGTGCAAGCGCTAAGACGGCGGCATCGGCGAGACCGGTGTTGTTTGCCGTCCAGCTCTCCCCGCCGTCGACGCTCCGGTAAACGCCTGCGCGCGTGCCGGCATAGAGGGTCGGCAATTGGGCATGCGGGACCGAGGGATCGAGCACCAGGGAGGAGATGTCATAGCTGTCGGGCGTGTCATCCGGGACCGTGGGGGTGGAGTCGAGTCCGGCATTGCTTGCGCCGAGGAATTCCCCCGCCGGACCGCTGGTAAAAACCCCTCCGCCGCCGGTTCCGACATAAAGGGCCGTCATCTGGCTGGGAGTTCCAGCGACTTCCGCCGAGAGAGCGGTCGGGGCGCCGCTCTCCGTCACCGCGTAATAATAGGAGGTCCCGTTATGAGCGGTTGCATCGACGAAAGTGGTGGTATTGACCCCCCCCAGGGGTGAGATTTTGGTCGACGCCGTCGTCACCCCCGGGCTCTCCTGCCGATAGACATCATACGTCACCCCCGCGGAGGTGGCATTCAAAGCGACGGTGTTCTGGTTATTTCCCACCGTCACCTTGATCCCGTCCGGAGGAGGAGTCGGACCATTTACTTTCGCTGCCGGCACGGCGGCCACCATCGACGAAGGGACCGTCTCCTCTCCGCCGACCAACGCGGTTAAGACATAATAATAAGGCGTTCCATTCGTGAGGCCGGTGTGACTGTACTGTAGCTTGGTCGGATCGGTGAGATTGATCGACGGCCATCCCCCCAGAGCAGGCGGTGAGGTGCAGGAGGAGCAGGAGAGAGAGTAGAGGCGGTAGGCGGTGGCATTCGGAACGGCATTCCATTCCAACGTATTGAGGGTGTCACCCGAGGTCACCCCCACCCCGCCGGGCGGAGCGAAGGGATGATAGGCCACCGAGAAAACGGTCTGTTGGGTCAACCCTTGGCCCACCGGCTGCCAGGACGCTGCGCCGTCGCTCGTTTTGTAGAGGTCGCCCCCGGCGACGGCGGCATAAATTTTCAGCGGATTGATGGGATCGACCAGGAGCTTTCGGACCGGCAATGCCGGAAGGCCCCGGCTGGCCGGCGCCCAGGTGGTACCGCCGTCGGTGGTCTTATAGACACTCAGCGTCGAAGTCGCGGCATAGACGACATTCGCATTGGTCGGATCGGTCGCCAACGCATAGAAAACTCCCTTGGAGAGATTGCTGTTCTGGACCCAGCCGGTGGGGGTGACGACGGTATTCCCTTCCGGTCTTCTTGGATCATTGCTGCACGCGGCATTTAAGGCAAGAAGGAAAATCGCTAAGATATTGTTTTTAAAAAGTTTTTTCATCTATTTTCCTTAGGAGCTTATTCGAAAAGGATAGTCGAGGATCGAATCTCTGTCAACTTAACGAGATCCTGTTTTGGCTTCGCTTGACTTGCCCCGCGCCTTTCCATAGAATGGACCGACATTGCGGGAGTGTGACTTTATGAAGCGAGAGAAATCGGCGGCCCTTTTTCAAGAGGCGGAGAAACGAATCCCCGGCGGGGTCAACTCCCCGGTTCGGGCATTCAAAGCGGTGGGGGGAAATCCTCTCTTTATTAAGAAGGCGAAGGGAAGCAAGATTATCGATGCCGACGGAAACCGGTTCATCGACTATGTTCTTTCTTGGGGACCGATGATCGTCGGCCACGCCCATCCGAAGGTCGTCGAAGCAATCCAGAAAGCGGCGGCAAACGGAACCAGCTTCGGCGCGCCGACCGCTTTAGAGGTCGAGCTCGCCAAATCGGTTCAAGCCCATTTCCCATTGATGGAACGGATTCGGTTCGTCAACTCCGGCACCGAGGCGACGATGAGCGCCATCCGCCTCGCGCGCGCCTACACCCGAAGAAACAAAATCATCAAGTTCGAGGGGTGCTATCACGGCCATGCCGACTCCCTTTTGGTCAAGGCCGGATCGGGCGCCACCACCCTCGGCGTTCCCGACTCTCCCGGTGTCCCGCCCGATCTTGCGCGGGACACGATCACCCTCCCCTTCAATAACCTGAAGGCGATCCAGCGGACACTCGAGCAGGAAGGAAATCAGATCGCCTGTTTGATTGTCGAGCCGATCCCCGGCAACATGGGGACGATCATTCCGGAAGACGGTTTTCTTCCGGGATTAAGAGAACTAACGCGGCCGTTTGGGATCGTCCTGATTTTCGATGAGGTGATGACCGGATTTCGCGCCGCGCCGGGCGGCGCGCAGGAGCGCTATGGGATCCGTCCCGACCTGACCTGTCTTGGAAAGATCATCGGCGGCGGTCTTCCGGTCGGCGCGTATGGCGGGAAGCGAGAAATCATGGAGATGGTCGCTCCGGTCGGGCCGGTCTACCAGGCCGGCACCCTCTCCGGCAATCCGCTCGCGATGGCGGCCGGACTAGCCACCCTCTCGCTGCTGAAAGATCCGGCCGTTTACGAAAAGCTCGACCAGCGGGCGGCCGAACTGGCCGAAGGGCTGGCCGCCGCCGCCCGAAAGGCGCGCCTCTCGGTTCAGATCAACCGCATCGGCTCGCAGATGACCCTCTTCTTCAATGCCAACAAGGTCGTCGATTATCAGACGGCGCTTCAGTCGGATCGAGACCGTTTCTCAAAATGCTTCTCGGCTCTTTTAGAAGAAGGGGTCTACCTTCCCCCGTCTCAGTTTGAGGCGTTCTTTCTCTCGACCGCCCACACTGCGGCCGACATCGAGAAGACGGTTGACGCAGCCTACCGGGTTTTCAAAAAGCTCTAAGATGCAATCGCCTCCAACCTCTCCTCCCCCGTTCGACCGAGAACGATTCCTCGCCCGGAGCAATCAGGCACTCCACCGGATTGAGCGGAACGAGTTGATTATCCTCGCCGCCGTCGGCCTGATTACCCTCCTTTTCTTCGGGATGTTCGGGGGGTCGATGATGATCGGCGGCGTCTTCGGGATGTTCAACTTTCGAAGCCTGCACCGGATGTTCCAACGCCGACTTCTCGATCCCTCTCGCCAAAAAAAAGAGCAACTCGCCTATAGCTTAAAGGTGTTTCTCATTGT encodes:
- the hemL gene encoding glutamate-1-semialdehyde 2,1-aminomutase, whose protein sequence is MKREKSAALFQEAEKRIPGGVNSPVRAFKAVGGNPLFIKKAKGSKIIDADGNRFIDYVLSWGPMIVGHAHPKVVEAIQKAAANGTSFGAPTALEVELAKSVQAHFPLMERIRFVNSGTEATMSAIRLARAYTRRNKIIKFEGCYHGHADSLLVKAGSGATTLGVPDSPGVPPDLARDTITLPFNNLKAIQRTLEQEGNQIACLIVEPIPGNMGTIIPEDGFLPGLRELTRPFGIVLIFDEVMTGFRAAPGGAQERYGIRPDLTCLGKIIGGGLPVGAYGGKREIMEMVAPVGPVYQAGTLSGNPLAMAAGLATLSLLKDPAVYEKLDQRAAELAEGLAAAARKARLSVQINRIGSQMTLFFNANKVVDYQTALQSDRDRFSKCFSALLEEGVYLPPSQFEAFFLSTAHTAADIEKTVDAAYRVFKKL
- a CDS encoding ATP synthase subunit I produces the protein MQSPPTSPPPFDRERFLARSNQALHRIERNELIILAAVGLITLLFFGMFGGSMMIGGVFGMFNFRSLHRMFQRRLLDPSRQKKEQLAYSLKVFLIVGLFFYIIQWQTISIAGILIGFFMITSAVVMETLRK
- a CDS encoding type II secretion system protein; the encoded protein is MFSIVLIGTMIGVAARQMTTVAKRERETELLFRGMAIRHGIELYYRTSRAGFSQYPRTLEELVRDPGVPGVRRYLRKVYADPITGGEWVLIRDGSGRVKGVRTSSDEEPLKTANFPEVLKSFEGKKKYSEWVFEYNPQQAAIIPPAAPAPKTSGGSQSPFLSSPAPSSPPVSPDSPPPS